From a region of the Aquisalimonas asiatica genome:
- a CDS encoding metal ABC transporter permease: protein MVEEFEAFSRIVVDALLSGLMGVVGLLPESIAAPFQYAFMQRALLTAIVVGATCGMLSCFIVLKRWSLLGDAISHAVLPGVAIAYLVGWPFFIGAFITGALTSLGIGAIERHTRLKADAAMGVMFTAAFAIGVVIISQIASSTHLMHILFGNVLGVQPAALLLTIIAGLIAVAAVTLFYKELLLYTFDPVQTRALGFHSGRIHYGLILLLTLTIVASLETVGIILVVAMLATPGATAHLLTDRLPVMLAIAIGVGVFSAIIGLYLAYYFNLASGGSIVVVASTLFLLALVFSPRHGLLRRWFRDAAIRRAH, encoded by the coding sequence CTCATGGGAGTGGTGGGCCTGCTCCCGGAGAGCATCGCCGCGCCGTTCCAGTACGCGTTCATGCAACGCGCCCTGCTCACCGCCATCGTGGTGGGGGCGACCTGCGGGATGCTGTCGTGCTTCATCGTGCTCAAGCGGTGGTCACTGCTCGGCGACGCCATCTCCCACGCGGTCCTGCCCGGCGTGGCCATCGCCTACCTGGTGGGCTGGCCCTTTTTCATCGGCGCCTTCATTACCGGCGCGCTGACGTCCCTGGGCATCGGCGCCATCGAGCGACACACGCGGCTGAAGGCCGATGCCGCCATGGGTGTCATGTTCACGGCGGCGTTCGCCATCGGCGTGGTCATCATCAGCCAGATCGCCTCCAGCACCCACCTGATGCATATCCTGTTCGGCAACGTGCTGGGCGTGCAGCCCGCGGCGCTGCTGCTGACCATCATCGCGGGCCTGATCGCCGTGGCGGCGGTGACGCTGTTCTACAAGGAGCTGCTGCTCTACACCTTCGACCCGGTGCAGACGCGGGCGCTGGGGTTCCACTCGGGCCGCATTCACTACGGCCTCATTCTGCTGCTGACGCTGACCATCGTGGCCAGCCTGGAGACCGTGGGCATCATCCTCGTGGTGGCAATGCTGGCCACACCTGGCGCCACCGCGCATCTGCTCACTGACCGCCTGCCGGTGATGCTCGCCATCGCCATCGGCGTGGGCGTGTTCTCGGCGATCATCGGCCTGTACCTGGCCTACTATTTCAACCTCGCCTCCGGTGGCAGCATCGTGGTGGTGGCCTCGACGCTGTTCCTGCTGGCGCTGGTGTTCTCGCCACGCCACGGCCTGCTGCGGCGCTGGTTCCGGGACGCGGCGATCCGGCGGGCGCACTGA